The sequence AATGCTGTCGCCGGTTGCGTTTAATTGGCCTACTAGGGCGTCCATTGCGTTAAATTGTTTAAATAAACGCGCTTCAATTTGTCCGGTACGACGAATCAGAGCTTCACGTTGTGTATCAATCGTTGATGTCGTGGTAGTTAAACCTTTAATGCGCTGTTCTAATACGCCCCCGGTTTCAACGTAACCGCTGATACGTTTATCCATTCGCGTCATCAGGCCATTATCACCTGCAACAAACTGCGCAATAGCATCAAAATTACTTTCTAGAGCTTTACCCAACTTTTCGTCGTCAATTTTTAGGGTGCCATCTTTTTGCGTGGTAATGCCCAAATCAACAAGCATCCCCACTCCTTCAACACCCGACGACTTAGTTAACTCATTACGCATGCCACTCAGCAACGTGCGCACTGTTGCGTCACCCACTAAGCCACCCACTACAGGCGGTTTGCCATCACCTACTTTAGTGACACCGGTTAATTCACTGCTTACTTTTATCAATTCATTGTAAGAATCAACAAACTTTTGTAATTGGCTTTTAACACCGCTGTTATCTTGGCCTACGGTAACTGTTAATGGTTTGCTCTGCACATCGCCATTGCTTGAAGTAACTTCAGTGGTGTTTTTTAAAGTAAAAGTGACATCAGGTATGGCGTTATCAATGGTGTTGCTGGCACTCTCAAGCATTAAGCCATCAATGGTAAATTTGGCATTAGCGGCTTGCTCTAAATAGCCAGCAGTCCCGTCGCCGGCCTTACTTGCGCCGTTAATATTGAACGCATCAAGACCGCCATTACT comes from Pseudomonas sp. C27(2019) and encodes:
- the fliD gene encoding flagellar filament capping protein FliD — encoded protein: MSGITGIGSGLDINSIVKAMVDAETAPKAAQLNRLEKATTTKISALGSLKGALSNFQTTMKDLNKMSLFENRTAVSSNTSALTASASKTALSGSYSVAVQQLASGSKVATDAVSNFSATGAGTLTVSLGANDDNAVTVDIENGASLVEIRDALNEQLKDKGISANIVNNPSTNTSQLVFTSTETGFGKDISVVGSSNGGLDAFNINGASKAGDGTAGYLEQAANAKFTIDGLMLESASNTIDNAIPDVTFTLKNTTEVTSSNGDVQSKPLTVTVGQDNSGVKSQLQKFVDSYNELIKVSSELTGVTKVGDGKPPVVGGLVGDATVRTLLSGMRNELTKSSGVEGVGMLVDLGITTQKDGTLKIDDEKLGKALESNFDAIAQFVAGDNGLMTRMDKRISGYVETGGVLEQRIKGLTTTTSTIDTQREALIRRTGQIEARLFKQFNAMDALVGQLNATGDSIAQSLENLPGFVRKDKK